In the genome of Carnobacterium viridans, one region contains:
- a CDS encoding methionine ABC transporter permease, translating to MLSKLNLGTSVLSQYFDFSEVDWEKMQEATIETIGMTIGSVVIIFFAGLLLGLLLYETNGKDTLAAKTLYRVVAILVNVFRSIPFIILIVLLLPVTKTLVGSITGPTAALPALIIASSPFFARLVEIGFREIDKGVVEAAEAMGANKWQIIYKVLIPESLPAIVSGITVTTISLVGYTAMAGVIGAGGLGNLAYLDGFQRNQSTVVLVATLIILVIVFIIQAIGDVIVKKVDKR from the coding sequence ATGTTGTCGAAACTTAATTTAGGAACGAGTGTTTTATCACAATACTTTGATTTTTCAGAAGTTGATTGGGAAAAAATGCAAGAGGCAACGATAGAGACGATCGGTATGACGATTGGTTCAGTAGTCATTATCTTTTTTGCAGGTTTGCTGCTAGGTTTACTATTGTATGAAACAAATGGGAAAGATACATTGGCAGCTAAAACACTTTACAGAGTTGTCGCTATTTTAGTCAATGTCTTCCGTTCTATTCCTTTTATTATTTTAATTGTGTTATTGCTTCCAGTTACCAAAACACTTGTAGGCTCAATTACTGGTCCAACAGCAGCATTACCAGCATTAATCATTGCTTCATCTCCATTTTTTGCACGATTGGTTGAAATTGGGTTTCGAGAAATCGATAAAGGTGTTGTTGAAGCCGCTGAAGCAATGGGGGCCAATAAATGGCAAATTATTTATAAAGTCTTGATTCCAGAAAGTTTGCCAGCTATTGTATCAGGAATTACAGTCACAACCATTTCTTTAGTGGGGTATACGGCAATGGCTGGTGTGATTGGAGCAGGCGGTTTAGGAAACCTCGCTTATCTTGATGGGTTCCAGCGAAATCAAAGTACAGTAGTTTTAGTCGCAACGTTAATCATTTTAGTCATCGTCTTTATTATACAAGCTATTGGAGATGTGATCGTTAAGAAAGTGGATAAACGTTAA
- a CDS encoding MetQ/NlpA family ABC transporter substrate-binding protein, whose product MKKKTILSALVTTGVVLTLAACGNEESSTESSGSGAEETTIKIGASNVPHAEILEFAAPILEEEGVTLDITTYNDYVIPNVALDEGEIDANYFQHIPFFDAAVEENGYDFVNAGSIHIEPLAIFSQRYESLEDVEDGATVLVSNNQADWGRVIGIFQEAGLVTVKDGVDLTTATFDDIEENPKNLEFEYENDPALMTTLYQQDEAELIAINSNFAVDQDISPLDDSVAIESSSSPYANIIAVRSEDAEDPAILKLVEVLKSEEVQDFILEEWDGAVVPVEE is encoded by the coding sequence ATGAAAAAGAAAACAATCTTATCAGCATTAGTAACAACAGGAGTAGTATTAACATTAGCTGCTTGTGGCAACGAAGAAAGCAGTACTGAATCAAGTGGTTCAGGAGCAGAAGAAACAACGATCAAAATTGGGGCCAGCAACGTGCCGCATGCTGAAATCTTAGAATTCGCTGCGCCAATTCTTGAAGAAGAAGGTGTTACTTTAGATATCACTACTTACAACGATTATGTTATACCAAATGTGGCATTAGATGAAGGCGAAATTGATGCCAACTACTTCCAACATATTCCATTTTTTGATGCAGCTGTAGAAGAAAACGGTTATGATTTTGTGAATGCTGGAAGCATTCATATCGAACCGTTAGCAATCTTTTCTCAACGTTATGAAAGTTTAGAAGATGTAGAAGATGGCGCAACTGTCTTAGTCAGCAACAACCAAGCAGACTGGGGCCGAGTGATCGGAATCTTCCAAGAAGCAGGTCTAGTAACCGTGAAAGATGGCGTAGACCTTACAACAGCTACGTTTGATGACATTGAAGAAAACCCTAAGAACTTGGAATTTGAATATGAAAATGATCCAGCATTGATGACAACATTGTACCAACAAGATGAAGCAGAACTAATTGCTATCAACTCAAACTTTGCTGTAGATCAAGACATCAGCCCGCTTGACGATTCAGTTGCTATTGAAAGTTCGTCTTCTCCATATGCAAATATTATTGCCGTTCGTTCAGAAGATGCTGAAGATCCAGCTATTTTGAAATTGGTAGAAGTATTGAAATCCGAAGAAGTACAAGATTTCATCTTAGAAGAATGGGATGGAGCAGTTGTTCCCGTAGAAGAATAA
- a CDS encoding LacI family DNA-binding transcriptional regulator: MTNMKDIAKIAGVSSATVSRVINNNGYVSHITRQKVESAVEKLDYVPNSQAISLKKGATKTIGIIAPNITETITVLVKNFTLAAQKKGYTVILYLTENDPKKELNALELMRSKQLDGIFLIIRSNDWSTIESYTKYGPIVTWQRVKSPCISSVFIDQYDGYLLGLEHLYANGCRTIINLYSDIRRLNTKSRIKAYEYFCKKYDLTPHSPELFNNINSIQDGEHIAHWLANQEIKPDAFMTSSDAVAAGLVSQAKRLGYSLPEDFSVIGFDNIEISHLLDITTIDYSIHKQAENAFKMINNDLSLQKLTPEELDFTLIVRKTTK, translated from the coding sequence ATGACGAATATGAAAGATATTGCAAAAATTGCTGGTGTATCTTCTGCTACCGTTTCAAGGGTCATTAACAATAATGGTTATGTCAGCCATATTACTCGCCAAAAAGTCGAAAGCGCTGTCGAAAAATTAGATTACGTTCCGAACAGTCAAGCGATTTCGTTGAAAAAAGGAGCAACCAAAACCATTGGCATCATTGCGCCAAATATTACTGAGACCATTACTGTCTTAGTCAAAAATTTTACATTAGCTGCCCAAAAAAAAGGGTATACGGTCATTCTCTACTTAACTGAAAATGATCCTAAAAAAGAATTAAATGCTTTAGAGCTGATGCGCAGTAAACAATTAGATGGTATTTTTTTGATTATTCGCTCGAATGATTGGTCAACCATTGAATCGTATACAAAATATGGACCTATCGTTACTTGGCAGAGAGTCAAATCTCCTTGTATTTCGTCTGTTTTTATTGACCAATATGATGGTTATCTTTTGGGTCTTGAACATCTTTACGCTAACGGGTGCCGCACTATTATTAATCTATACAGCGATATTCGACGATTGAATACTAAAAGCCGAATCAAAGCTTATGAATATTTTTGTAAAAAGTACGACTTGACCCCACATTCACCCGAACTGTTCAATAATATCAACAGCATCCAAGATGGTGAGCACATTGCTCATTGGTTAGCCAATCAAGAGATCAAGCCCGATGCCTTCATGACAAGCTCTGACGCTGTTGCAGCTGGTTTAGTTTCGCAAGCAAAACGTTTAGGGTACTCGTTGCCTGAAGATTTTTCAGTGATTGGTTTTGATAATATTGAAATCTCACATTTGTTAGATATCACTACGATTGATTACTCCATACATAAGCAAGCCGAAAATGCGTTTAAGATGATCAACAATGATCTGTCTTTACAAAAGTTAACACCCGAAGAACTAGACTTTACTTTAATCGTACGTAAAACAACAAAATAA
- a CDS encoding 6-phospho-beta-glucosidase gives MSKTALKIVTIGGGSSYTPELIEGYIKRKDQLPIKEIVLVDIEAGKEKLEIVGAMARRQIEAAGLDWTVELTLDRKTALKDADFVTTQFRVGLLDARIKDERIPLSHGVLGQETNGAGGMLKAFRTIPIILDIIKDMKEVCPDAWLVNFTNPAGMVTEAAIKHGGWKKTVGLCNVPIGHCSTASQKLGIPEDELFFKFAGINHFHWHRVWDKTGKERTAELIDMIYGPHKEGENTDFKNIHDAEFHYEQIKDLGMLPCGYHRYYYIEDEMLKHSIEEFENGETRAQVVKATETRLFELYKDPALNYKPEELSQRGGTHYSDAACEIIASIQNDKRTDMVVSTENNGTIDDLPYDSIVEVSGSVTAHGVEPYNWGTFTPAARGIIQNMKAMEETVIRAAIEGNYGAALQAFTINPLVPGGTLAKTILDEMLYAHKDHLPQFAEKIKEIEADQPETISYVDQLMESNYKEIPAQMV, from the coding sequence ATGTCGAAAACAGCATTGAAAATCGTTACAATTGGTGGAGGATCAAGCTACACTCCGGAATTAATTGAGGGGTATATCAAGCGTAAGGACCAACTACCAATCAAAGAAATCGTTTTAGTAGATATTGAAGCTGGAAAAGAGAAACTTGAAATTGTAGGTGCAATGGCTAGGCGTCAAATTGAGGCTGCCGGATTAGATTGGACCGTTGAACTGACGTTAGATCGAAAAACCGCGTTGAAAGATGCTGATTTTGTTACGACGCAATTTCGTGTTGGGTTGTTGGATGCACGAATTAAGGATGAGAGAATTCCTTTATCCCATGGTGTATTAGGTCAAGAAACAAATGGAGCCGGTGGGATGTTAAAAGCTTTCAGAACCATTCCAATCATTTTAGATATTATTAAAGATATGAAAGAAGTTTGTCCGGATGCTTGGTTAGTCAACTTCACAAATCCAGCGGGTATGGTAACTGAAGCAGCCATAAAACATGGAGGATGGAAAAAGACAGTTGGCTTATGCAATGTTCCAATTGGACACTGTTCAACAGCTTCACAAAAATTAGGCATACCAGAAGATGAACTTTTCTTTAAATTTGCTGGAATCAATCATTTCCACTGGCACCGTGTTTGGGATAAAACTGGAAAAGAAAGAACTGCTGAATTGATCGATATGATTTATGGACCTCATAAAGAAGGCGAAAACACAGACTTTAAAAATATCCATGACGCTGAATTCCACTATGAACAAATCAAAGATTTGGGTATGCTGCCATGCGGATACCACCGTTACTATTACATTGAAGATGAGATGTTGAAGCATTCTATTGAAGAGTTTGAAAACGGTGAAACAAGAGCACAAGTTGTAAAAGCTACTGAAACACGATTATTCGAATTGTATAAAGACCCTGCACTAAATTATAAACCAGAAGAGTTGTCACAACGCGGTGGCACACATTACAGTGATGCAGCTTGTGAAATCATTGCTTCCATTCAAAATGACAAGCGGACAGATATGGTCGTTTCAACGGAAAATAATGGTACGATCGATGACTTGCCATATGATAGCATCGTTGAAGTATCGGGATCCGTTACTGCACATGGAGTAGAGCCTTACAACTGGGGAACGTTTACTCCAGCAGCACGCGGCATCATTCAAAACATGAAAGCGATGGAAGAAACGGTGATTCGAGCAGCCATTGAAGGGAATTATGGGGCAGCTTTACAAGCCTTTACGATCAATCCTTTAGTACCAGGCGGCACGCTTGCCAAAACTATTCTTGATGAAATGTTGTATGCACATAAAGATCATCTGCCACAATTTGCAGAGAAAATCAAAGAAATCGAAGCTGATCAACCTGAAACAATTAGTTATGTTGATCAGTTGATGGAAAGTAACTATAAAGAAATACCAGCTCAAATGGTTTAA
- the celB gene encoding PTS cellobiose transporter subunit IIC, which translates to MDKFMEFLQDKMGPIAYKLDSNRYLSAIKTGFFGAMPILILGSIFLLFANLPIAGYPNSMASILGDNWTTYFMVPYDMTMNIMTIFVIFGIAKSLADYYDLDDLAAIVISVVAFLVLTPTISTEDGLIGIPMNNLGASGLFVGMITAIIAVEITRWVVARGWTIKMPESVPPNVAKSFTALIPALFVILFFNFIRIGFSFTSYETAQTFIFQFLQTPLTALGSSLPATLVIVIFEILLWSFGIHGSNIVSAVMQPIWLSLTAENAAAFSLGETLPHIVNYQFYQNFIKVGGAGGTIGLALLCLVMAKSAQFKTLGKLAFGPALFNINEPLIFGLPIVLNPIMLIPFLITPILMAVSTYFVMSIGLVPITNGANIPWTTPPVIAGFLVSGWRGAVFQIIQIAASTVIYYPFFKLVDNKAYKIETEGQDAVNNEMKEAISTTEAKTV; encoded by the coding sequence ATGGATAAATTTATGGAGTTTCTTCAAGATAAGATGGGACCTATTGCCTATAAATTGGATTCAAATCGCTATTTATCTGCTATAAAGACAGGTTTTTTTGGCGCTATGCCTATTTTGATTTTAGGTTCGATATTTCTTTTGTTCGCTAACTTACCTATAGCTGGTTATCCAAATTCTATGGCTTCGATATTAGGTGATAATTGGACTACTTACTTTATGGTACCGTATGACATGACCATGAACATCATGACGATTTTCGTTATATTTGGTATCGCAAAATCATTAGCTGACTATTATGATCTAGATGATCTAGCAGCAATCGTTATTTCAGTTGTAGCTTTCCTGGTTTTAACACCAACTATTTCTACAGAAGATGGGTTAATTGGAATTCCGATGAACAATTTAGGAGCCAGTGGATTATTTGTAGGAATGATCACAGCTATTATTGCTGTTGAAATCACTCGTTGGGTAGTTGCAAGAGGTTGGACCATCAAAATGCCTGAATCTGTTCCACCAAATGTAGCCAAATCTTTTACAGCGTTAATACCGGCATTATTCGTTATCTTATTCTTTAACTTTATCCGTATCGGATTTAGCTTTACCTCATATGAAACAGCTCAAACGTTTATTTTCCAATTTTTACAAACACCACTGACTGCTTTAGGCAGTTCATTGCCAGCGACATTGGTTATTGTAATTTTTGAAATTTTATTATGGTCATTTGGTATCCATGGTTCTAATATCGTTAGTGCAGTGATGCAGCCAATTTGGTTATCACTAACAGCAGAAAATGCTGCTGCTTTCAGTCTGGGAGAAACACTTCCGCATATTGTAAACTATCAATTTTATCAAAACTTCATAAAGGTAGGGGGCGCTGGTGGAACGATCGGATTAGCCTTACTTTGTTTAGTAATGGCTAAATCAGCACAGTTTAAAACATTGGGTAAATTAGCATTTGGTCCAGCCTTGTTTAATATCAATGAGCCGTTGATTTTTGGATTACCAATCGTGTTGAATCCAATCATGCTGATTCCATTTTTGATTACTCCGATTCTTATGGCTGTATCAACTTACTTTGTTATGTCGATCGGACTCGTTCCAATAACGAATGGTGCCAATATACCATGGACGACACCACCAGTTATTGCAGGATTCTTGGTTAGTGGTTGGCGAGGCGCCGTTTTCCAAATCATTCAAATCGCTGCCAGTACCGTTATCTACTACCCTTTCTTTAAACTGGTTGATAACAAAGCCTACAAGATCGAAACGGAAGGTCAAGATGCAGTAAATAATGAAATGAAAGAAGCCATTTCTACTACTGAAGCAAAAACAGTTTAA
- a CDS encoding PH domain-containing protein — MYKELPAKKLDKRAIRYERTKDIIESFFTLAVFVLLMFLTILFNWPIWLMVIWIVLPIIDFLLSLFLLPYLKLKAVRYEIYALHLEIMNGLFFKKRTLIPIERIQHIVVKEGPLTKRYGIQMIEVFTAGTGHEIPLLLKKDAEELRIQLLEQIKAVKSDV; from the coding sequence GTGTATAAAGAATTGCCAGCGAAAAAGTTAGATAAACGTGCCATTCGTTATGAACGAACAAAAGATATTATTGAAAGCTTTTTTACTTTAGCTGTTTTTGTCCTTTTAATGTTTTTGACTATCCTATTTAATTGGCCAATCTGGTTGATGGTTATTTGGATTGTTTTGCCCATCATTGACTTTTTATTGAGCCTATTCTTATTGCCTTATTTAAAGTTAAAGGCTGTACGTTATGAAATATATGCGCTCCATCTTGAAATTATGAATGGTCTATTTTTTAAAAAGAGAACGTTGATTCCAATTGAGCGGATCCAACACATAGTCGTCAAAGAAGGACCGTTGACTAAGAGATATGGAATCCAAATGATCGAAGTCTTTACGGCAGGAACAGGGCATGAGATTCCATTGTTGTTGAAAAAAGATGCAGAAGAGTTAAGAATTCAATTGCTGGAACAGATAAAGGCGGTGAAATCAGATGTATAA
- a CDS encoding PH domain-containing protein → MYNEKKLHPLTLITEAYKRLISFILPILFFAFTGPDMEGFGFVLPLLFFTIFGLSYLVDVLRYIRTSFWIAGNRFVVKSGLFIQKEKDVQISRIQSIDYSENLIHRIFNVTKLEIKTPGKGITLDALSKEDALKLANQLHYLKETSFDADRDSNEEREEKQIDRHSGFSLQEAGVTKELYTMSLVDILKMNFMGGTVFKGLILMVGAVNIFGEFIPDSIFNQAGTIFSQTAIASFIFIGILLFILLYVVATVLSIIKNFEYKVELTKNHVTIEKGLLEVKSQTIALGNIQSVWEKQNWLQKLTGYTTFWVGITSDDEVDKKDSVSEMTEEGKILLLPLIKKDQLAALRAEIIPQFNFQPAQTIIPIRSFRRFVQFPLLFWIIAAALASYFLWPYAWTIGLVGSLLSLLYGYRSYKKSGYALSTDEVTFQLITFLGTEIMYLRKDRILNLTVKQNPFLRRSRLGKVEVFSALGDTSQSKELSFIEEADCERLFDWFMAKERSEKHGA, encoded by the coding sequence ATGTATAATGAAAAAAAATTGCATCCATTGACTCTTATTACAGAAGCCTATAAACGGTTGATTTCTTTTATCTTGCCGATTCTTTTCTTTGCTTTTACCGGCCCCGACATGGAAGGTTTTGGCTTTGTTTTGCCACTACTGTTCTTTACGATTTTTGGCTTATCCTACCTAGTGGACGTTTTAAGATACATACGGACCTCTTTTTGGATCGCAGGAAATCGATTTGTGGTAAAAAGCGGATTATTTATTCAAAAAGAAAAAGATGTTCAAATTAGTCGGATTCAAAGCATTGATTATAGTGAAAACTTGATTCATCGTATTTTTAATGTCACAAAGTTGGAGATCAAGACTCCTGGAAAAGGGATCACATTAGATGCGTTGTCTAAAGAAGATGCATTAAAGTTGGCGAACCAACTGCATTACCTTAAAGAAACATCCTTTGACGCTGACAGGGATAGCAATGAGGAACGTGAAGAGAAGCAGATCGATCGACACAGTGGATTTTCCTTGCAAGAAGCAGGAGTCACAAAAGAATTGTATACCATGAGTTTAGTAGATATCCTTAAGATGAATTTTATGGGCGGAACTGTTTTTAAAGGGCTGATCCTAATGGTAGGAGCAGTAAACATTTTTGGAGAGTTTATTCCTGATTCAATTTTTAATCAAGCAGGGACGATCTTCAGTCAAACAGCGATTGCCTCTTTTATTTTCATCGGTATCCTGCTGTTTATCCTATTGTATGTTGTAGCTACAGTGCTTTCGATTATTAAGAATTTTGAATACAAAGTCGAATTAACAAAAAATCACGTGACCATTGAAAAGGGACTACTCGAAGTTAAAAGCCAGACGATTGCTTTAGGCAATATTCAAAGTGTGTGGGAGAAACAGAACTGGCTGCAAAAACTAACGGGCTATACAACCTTTTGGGTAGGGATCACAAGTGATGATGAAGTGGATAAGAAAGATTCTGTGAGTGAAATGACTGAAGAAGGAAAAATTTTGTTGCTACCGTTGATAAAAAAAGATCAACTTGCAGCGTTAAGAGCTGAGATCATTCCGCAGTTTAACTTTCAGCCTGCTCAAACGATTATTCCAATTCGATCGTTTAGACGATTTGTACAATTCCCATTGCTATTCTGGATCATTGCAGCCGCTTTAGCTTCTTACTTTTTATGGCCTTATGCATGGACAATCGGTTTAGTGGGTAGCTTGCTGTCACTTTTGTATGGCTACCGGAGTTACAAAAAATCGGGGTATGCTTTATCCACAGATGAAGTGACTTTTCAGTTGATAACATTCCTAGGTACCGAGATTATGTACTTACGTAAAGACCGTATTTTAAATTTAACAGTCAAACAAAATCCTTTTTTAAGAAGAAGTCGATTGGGGAAAGTAGAAGTCTTTAGTGCCTTAGGAGATACATCCCAAAGCAAAGAACTGTCATTTATTGAAGAAGCCGACTGTGAGCGGTTATTTGACTGGTTCATGGCAAAAGAGAGGAGTGAAAAGCATGGAGCCTGA
- a CDS encoding PH domain-containing protein, translating to MEPENELDPLVLKLWRIRGFMNSIPMVIVALVYNFFYQIMPHTPLPEEGIYITIALALFGGFISIYVLPTWHYRSWRVNYRMDEIDFISGIFIKKRITIPIIRIQNIESNVGPLAKKIGVMSLTISTAAASHKLPEMPEEEALELKKRIQRLIRNSL from the coding sequence ATGGAGCCTGAAAATGAGCTGGATCCTCTAGTTTTAAAATTATGGCGGATACGTGGGTTTATGAACAGCATTCCAATGGTTATTGTTGCACTGGTGTATAACTTTTTTTACCAAATCATGCCCCATACTCCATTGCCAGAAGAAGGTATCTATATTACCATTGCTTTGGCTCTGTTTGGAGGATTTATCTCTATTTATGTACTGCCAACGTGGCATTATCGGTCTTGGAGAGTAAATTATCGAATGGATGAGATTGATTTCATCTCAGGTATTTTTATTAAAAAACGAATCACGATTCCCATCATTCGCATCCAAAATATCGAATCCAATGTTGGACCGTTAGCCAAAAAAATAGGCGTCATGTCTTTAACCATCTCAACAGCTGCTGCAAGTCATAAGTTGCCGGAGATGCCTGAGGAAGAGGCTTTGGAATTGAAAAAAAGGATTCAGCGATTGATCCGCAACAGTTTATAA
- a CDS encoding gamma-glutamyl-gamma-aminobutyrate hydrolase family protein, whose protein sequence is MKPLIGIAGNILLNNADLNGLPITYTPQGFVTAVQQADAIPVVFPISDPNEAKDYLSKVDGLLLAGGQDVSPLLFGEEPSLKLGATNPARDAFEIALVKEAIHQAKPIFAVCRGLQLLNVAYGGTLYQDVSDYPDLAVQHIQLTHFETGAHTIDIDFDSTIGKIFGKQYVVNTYHHQAIKKLAEPFKAVAWSKDGLIEAFEAKSPNQSIVAVQWHPELMIPYDLMMQRLFTDFVKRTIKKMN, encoded by the coding sequence ATGAAACCATTAATTGGAATAGCCGGAAATATTTTATTGAACAATGCCGACCTGAACGGCTTACCGATCACTTACACACCACAAGGATTTGTTACCGCCGTTCAACAAGCGGATGCTATCCCGGTCGTCTTTCCAATCAGTGATCCCAATGAAGCCAAAGACTATTTATCAAAAGTGGACGGTCTTTTATTGGCTGGAGGACAAGATGTGTCGCCGTTATTATTTGGTGAAGAACCCAGTTTAAAATTAGGCGCTACCAATCCGGCACGAGATGCTTTTGAAATCGCACTAGTCAAAGAAGCGATTCATCAAGCCAAACCCATTTTTGCAGTCTGCCGCGGTTTGCAATTGCTGAATGTGGCTTACGGCGGGACCTTGTATCAAGACGTCTCAGATTACCCTGATTTAGCGGTCCAACACATTCAACTGACGCATTTTGAAACCGGTGCGCACACGATCGATATCGATTTTGACAGCACGATCGGCAAGATTTTTGGCAAACAATACGTCGTCAATACGTACCACCACCAAGCCATAAAAAAATTAGCTGAACCTTTTAAAGCTGTGGCTTGGAGCAAAGACGGCTTGATCGAAGCCTTTGAAGCAAAATCACCCAACCAAAGTATCGTAGCCGTGCAATGGCACCCAGAATTAATGATTCCGTACGATTTGATGATGCAGCGTCTATTTACAGACTTTGTCAAACGCACCATTAAAAAAATGAATTAA
- the sufC gene encoding Fe-S cluster assembly ATPase SufC yields the protein MSVLEVKNLHVSIEDKEILKGVNLTMKTGEIHAIMGPNGTGKSTLSAAIMGHPSYTITEGEILLDGQDVLEMAVDERARAGLFLAVQYPSEIAGITNAEFMRAAINARRPEDDKISVMNFIKKLDDKMAVLDMPEEMAERYLNEGFSGGEKKRNEILQLMMIEPTFAILDEIDSGLDIDALKVVSKGVNAMRGENFGALIITHYQRLLNYVTPDVVHVMMNGIIVKTGGAELAKRLEAEGYKGIRDELGLDIVLEDD from the coding sequence ATGTCCGTATTAGAAGTGAAAAACTTACATGTATCGATTGAAGACAAAGAAATTTTAAAAGGTGTTAACTTAACCATGAAGACAGGCGAGATCCATGCTATTATGGGACCAAATGGAACGGGGAAATCCACTTTATCTGCCGCTATCATGGGCCATCCGAGCTATACCATTACAGAAGGCGAGATTTTATTAGATGGTCAAGATGTTTTAGAGATGGCCGTTGATGAACGGGCTCGAGCAGGCTTGTTTTTAGCTGTGCAATACCCAAGTGAAATCGCAGGGATCACAAACGCTGAATTTATGCGAGCGGCGATCAATGCCAGAAGACCAGAAGACGACAAAATATCCGTGATGAATTTTATCAAAAAGTTAGACGATAAAATGGCGGTATTGGATATGCCGGAAGAAATGGCTGAACGGTATTTAAACGAAGGTTTTTCTGGCGGGGAGAAAAAACGCAATGAGATCTTGCAATTGATGATGATCGAACCAACATTTGCCATTCTGGATGAAATCGATTCAGGTCTGGACATCGATGCGTTAAAAGTCGTGTCCAAAGGCGTTAATGCGATGCGCGGTGAAAATTTTGGCGCATTGATTATTACCCATTACCAACGCTTGTTGAATTACGTTACGCCAGATGTGGTGCATGTCATGATGAATGGCATTATTGTGAAAACAGGCGGAGCTGAACTCGCTAAACGCTTGGAAGCGGAAGGCTACAAAGGCATCCGTGATGAACTCGGCTTAGACATTGTGCTGGAAGACGATTAG
- the sufD gene encoding Fe-S cluster assembly protein SufD, with the protein MKETNYIDYLDSVQQFSLMQEEPLWMMEFRKSALTKINFLELPSFERVKYQRWPLLQVPDLFSYEEGIMLAEDFLTGDNDAPRVIQVGNQTVMEQLPMKYIEQGVIFTDIFTALQEHPDLVKRVYMKLAVEHDEDKLTAFHAAFMTSGLFLYVPKNVVIDEPLEALFVQNSQVQNSWIKHVLIFADTNSEFTYVEKYETIGTEKNAANIIVEVIANPGAKVKFSAVDQIGETTTTYINRRGYALKDAKIEWAIGVMNAGNVIADFDTDLIGEGAHSEVKVVAISMGKQIQGIDTRVTNYGRNTIGHILQHGVILEKSTLTFNGIGHIIKGAKGADAQQESRILMLSEYARGDANPILLIDENDVTAGHAASVGRVDPENLYYLMGRGIPKQEAERLVIRGFLGSVIAAIPLKVMRDGLVDTIERKLSK; encoded by the coding sequence ATGAAAGAGACCAATTATATAGATTATCTTGACTCTGTTCAACAATTTTCACTGATGCAGGAAGAACCGTTATGGATGATGGAATTTAGAAAATCAGCGCTAACCAAAATCAACTTTTTAGAGCTGCCGTCTTTTGAACGAGTCAAGTACCAACGCTGGCCATTGCTGCAAGTTCCTGACCTATTCAGTTATGAAGAAGGAATTATGCTGGCAGAAGATTTTTTAACCGGAGATAACGATGCACCGCGAGTGATCCAAGTCGGCAACCAAACGGTTATGGAACAATTGCCAATGAAGTACATCGAACAAGGTGTGATTTTTACGGATATCTTTACGGCGTTACAAGAACATCCAGATTTAGTAAAAAGAGTCTACATGAAGCTAGCTGTTGAACACGATGAAGACAAATTGACCGCTTTTCATGCGGCCTTTATGACCAGCGGATTGTTTTTATATGTTCCTAAAAATGTCGTGATCGATGAACCGCTTGAAGCGTTATTTGTCCAAAACAGTCAAGTTCAAAACAGCTGGATCAAGCACGTCTTGATTTTTGCGGATACCAATAGCGAATTTACGTATGTCGAAAAATACGAAACGATTGGCACCGAAAAAAATGCAGCCAATATTATTGTAGAAGTGATTGCCAATCCCGGAGCGAAAGTGAAATTCTCAGCAGTCGATCAAATAGGAGAAACGACTACTACGTATATCAACCGTCGTGGGTATGCCCTCAAAGATGCAAAAATCGAATGGGCGATCGGTGTGATGAATGCCGGAAATGTGATTGCTGACTTTGATACTGATCTGATCGGAGAAGGGGCGCATAGCGAAGTCAAAGTTGTGGCCATCAGTATGGGCAAACAGATCCAAGGCATCGATACTCGTGTGACCAATTATGGCCGCAATACGATCGGACATATTTTACAGCACGGTGTGATTCTGGAGAAATCGACCTTAACCTTCAACGGCATCGGACACATCATCAAAGGCGCTAAAGGGGCAGATGCTCAGCAAGAAAGCCGTATCTTGATGTTGTCTGAGTACGCTAGAGGAGACGCCAATCCGATTTTGTTGATCGATGAAAATGACGTGACGGCCGGACACGCAGCCAGTGTCGGCAGAGTGGACCCAGAAAATCTGTATTATTTGATGGGCCGAGGCATTCCGAAACAAGAAGCCGAACGCTTAGTCATTCGAGGATTTTTAGGTTCCGTTATCGCAGCGATACCGTTAAAAGTCATGCGCGACGGATTAGTGGATACGATCGAAAGGAAGTTGAGCAAATGA